One window from the genome of Salvelinus fontinalis isolate EN_2023a chromosome 3, ASM2944872v1, whole genome shotgun sequence encodes:
- the LOC129834684 gene encoding transcription factor HES-5-like: MAPTIPSAMIYSKNHLTLTNKLRKPVVEKLRRDRINSSLEKLKSLLGPEILNQQPDSKLEKATILEITVSFLKRQQQYQPLSSSSCSAPNNQGYSRCVQEIVHFLSKDEVKTHSQRRLLSHFQSLQPSSDKNRRESDLLQLSTPAQHSMSKEKGPVNRALWRPW, encoded by the exons ATGGCACCTACAATCCCTTCAGCTATGATCTACTCGAAGAACCACCTGACTCTGACCAACAAG CTAAGAAAGCCAGTGGTGGAGAAGTTACGCAGAGATCGTATCAACAGCAGCCTTGAGAAGCTCAAGTCTCTCCTGGGTCCAGAAATCCTCAATCAGCAGCCCGACTCCAAGCTGGAGAAAGCAACCATCCTGGAGATCACAGTTAGCTTCCTGAAACGACAGCAACAGTATcaaccattgagctcatcctcctGCTCAGCACCTAACAATCAGGGTTACTCCAGGTGTGTCCAAGAGATTGTGCACTTCCTGTCCAAGGATGAGGTGAAGACACACTCCCAGAGAAGACTACTGAGCCACTTCCAGAGCCTGCAGCCATCCTCTGATAAGAACAGGAGGGAGAGTGACCTGCTTCAGTTGAGCACCCCAGCCCAGCACAGCATGAGCAAAGAGAAGGGTCCAGTCAACAGGGCCCTATGGAGGCCCTGGTAG